A window of the Coregonus clupeaformis isolate EN_2021a unplaced genomic scaffold, ASM2061545v1 scaf0124, whole genome shotgun sequence genome harbors these coding sequences:
- the LOC121548549 gene encoding neuroepithelial cell-transforming gene 1 protein-like isoform X2 produces MQRRGHRYGYTRLWPGLRRGSSFTFLTPGPQWDFSLKRRRREKDVSDAVSLCSFDLKEPSNKRVRPLGRVTSLANLISPVKNGAVWRFGQTIQSMSFRGDGNGGKTPGVPQKPCSKAAVPTPPKRRNSTLWSETLDVHQKGTFSTKEIKRQEAIFELTRGEQDLIEDLQLARKAYHDPMLKLSIMSEEELTHIFGDLDAYIPLHEDLLAQLARATGPDGTVGQIGQIVVSWLPGLNAYRDYCSNQVAAKALLDQKKQDRRVQDFLQRCLESPFSRKLDLWSFLDIPRSRLFKYPLLLREILKHTAPEHPDTPRLEQAITIIQGVLSDINMKKGESESQYYIDKLEYLDDRQRDPRIDQCKSLLCHGELRNKSGTKLHVFLFTELLVMTRSVTRNEHHCFQVYRQPIPVQDLVLEDLQDGDVKMGGSFRGAFSNSDKAKNIFRVRFHDPSQGQSHTLQVNDVFHKQQWLNCLRSAISVHHPADAAVTTPASSPAADAHSKRRSSKISAIIHMEEADENCPLMPAGPTSTPSSPCGDETPSPTSTSPSSRSSSSSSSPLSSPSPKHKTKKDKRSLCALGKRKETMV; encoded by the exons gaaCCCAGCAACAAGCGTGTCCGTCCTCTCGGCAGGGTGACCTCGCTGGCTAACCTCATCTCCCCCGTGAAGAATGGGGCCGTCTGGCGCTTCGGCCAGACCATCCAGTCCATGTCCTTCCGGGGCGATGGCAATGGTGGCAAGACGCCGGGCGTGCCCCAGAAGCCATGCAGCAAGGCGGCGGTGCCCACGCCGCCCAAGAGACGCAACAGCACGCTGTGGTCGGAGACATTAGACGTCCACCAGAAGGGCACCTTCTCCACCAAGGAGATCAAGAGACAGGAG GCCATATTTGAGTTGACTCGTGGAGAACAGGACCTGATTGAGGACCTCCAGCTCGCACGCAAG gcgTACCACGACCCCATGCTGAAGCTGAGTATCATGTCGGAGGAGGAGCTGACCCATATCTTCGGGGACCTGGATGCCTACATCCCCCTCCACGAGGACCTGCTGGCCCAGCTGGCCAGAGCCACCGGCCCTGACGGCACCGTGGGACAGATAGGACAGATCGTCGTCAGCTGG ttgcCAGGGCTGAATGCATACCGAGATTACTGCAGTAACCAGGTGGCGGCCAAGGCCCTGTTGGACCAGAAGAAACAGGACCGGAGGGTGCAGGACTTCCTGCAGCGCTGCCTGGAGTCTCCCTTCAGCAGGAAGCTGGACCTGTGGAGCTTCCTGGACATCCCCCGCTCCCGTCTGTTCAAATACCCCCTCCTGCTCAGAGAGATCCTCAAACACACAGCGCCCGAGCACCCCGACACGCCCCGCCTGGAGCAAGCA ATCACCATCATCCAGGGTGTGTTGTCTGACATCAACATGAAGAAGGGGGAGTCAGAGAGCCAGTACTACATAGACAAACTGGAGTATCTGGACGACAGGCAAAGAGACCCGCGCATCGACCAGTGCAAGAGTCTGTTGTGTCACGGCGAGCTACGCAACAAGAGCGGAACA aagCTGCACGTGTTCCTGTTCACAGAGCTGTTGGTGATGACCAGGTCTGTGACGAGGAACGAGCACCACTGTTTCCAGGTGTACCGGCAGCCAATCCCGGTGCAGGACTTGGTGCTGGAGGACCTACAGGATGGAGACGTCAAGATGGGTGGCTCCTTCAGAGGAGCATTCAGTAACTCAGACAAAG CCAAGAACATCTTCCGTGTGCGTTTCCATGACCCGTCTCAGGGCCAGTCCCACACGCTACAAGTCAATGACGTCTTCCACAAGCAGCAGTGGCTCAACTGCCTGCGCAGCGCCATCTCCGTCCACCACCCCGCGGACGCCGCTGTCACCACACCCGCCTCCTCCCCGGCAGCCGACGCCCACTCCAAGCGGCGCTCCTCCAAAATCTCCGCCATCATCCACATGGAGGAGGCCGATGAGAACTGCCCTCTGATGCCCGCAGGTCCAACGTCCACCCCCAGTTCGCCATGCGGGGACGAGACCCCCAGCCCCACCTCAACGTCTCCCTCCTCccgctcctcatcctcctcttcatcaccACTATCCTCCCCGTCGCCCAAACACAAAACCAAAAAGGACAAGCGCTCCCTCTGTGCCTTAGGGAAGAGGAAGGAGACCATGGTGTAA
- the LOC121548549 gene encoding neuroepithelial cell-transforming gene 1 protein-like isoform X3, giving the protein MVAYDELGSLVTIKRTLQAIDGQNQANKESEEPSNKRVRPLGRVTSLANLISPVKNGAVWRFGQTIQSMSFRGDGNGGKTPGVPQKPCSKAAVPTPPKRRNSTLWSETLDVHQKGTFSTKEIKRQEAIFELTRGEQDLIEDLQLARKAYHDPMLKLSIMSEEELTHIFGDLDAYIPLHEDLLAQLARATGPDGTVGQIGQIVVSWLPGLNAYRDYCSNQVAAKALLDQKKQDRRVQDFLQRCLESPFSRKLDLWSFLDIPRSRLFKYPLLLREILKHTAPEHPDTPRLEQAITIIQGVLSDINMKKGESESQYYIDKLEYLDDRQRDPRIDQCKSLLCHGELRNKSGTKLHVFLFTELLVMTRSVTRNEHHCFQVYRQPIPVQDLVLEDLQDGDVKMGGSFRGAFSNSDKAKNIFRVRFHDPSQGQSHTLQVNDVFHKQQWLNCLRSAISVHHPADAAVTTPASSPAADAHSKRRSSKISAIIHMEEADENCPLMPAGPTSTPSSPCGDETPSPTSTSPSSRSSSSSSSPLSSPSPKHKTKKDKRSLCALGKRKETMV; this is encoded by the exons gaaCCCAGCAACAAGCGTGTCCGTCCTCTCGGCAGGGTGACCTCGCTGGCTAACCTCATCTCCCCCGTGAAGAATGGGGCCGTCTGGCGCTTCGGCCAGACCATCCAGTCCATGTCCTTCCGGGGCGATGGCAATGGTGGCAAGACGCCGGGCGTGCCCCAGAAGCCATGCAGCAAGGCGGCGGTGCCCACGCCGCCCAAGAGACGCAACAGCACGCTGTGGTCGGAGACATTAGACGTCCACCAGAAGGGCACCTTCTCCACCAAGGAGATCAAGAGACAGGAG GCCATATTTGAGTTGACTCGTGGAGAACAGGACCTGATTGAGGACCTCCAGCTCGCACGCAAG gcgTACCACGACCCCATGCTGAAGCTGAGTATCATGTCGGAGGAGGAGCTGACCCATATCTTCGGGGACCTGGATGCCTACATCCCCCTCCACGAGGACCTGCTGGCCCAGCTGGCCAGAGCCACCGGCCCTGACGGCACCGTGGGACAGATAGGACAGATCGTCGTCAGCTGG ttgcCAGGGCTGAATGCATACCGAGATTACTGCAGTAACCAGGTGGCGGCCAAGGCCCTGTTGGACCAGAAGAAACAGGACCGGAGGGTGCAGGACTTCCTGCAGCGCTGCCTGGAGTCTCCCTTCAGCAGGAAGCTGGACCTGTGGAGCTTCCTGGACATCCCCCGCTCCCGTCTGTTCAAATACCCCCTCCTGCTCAGAGAGATCCTCAAACACACAGCGCCCGAGCACCCCGACACGCCCCGCCTGGAGCAAGCA ATCACCATCATCCAGGGTGTGTTGTCTGACATCAACATGAAGAAGGGGGAGTCAGAGAGCCAGTACTACATAGACAAACTGGAGTATCTGGACGACAGGCAAAGAGACCCGCGCATCGACCAGTGCAAGAGTCTGTTGTGTCACGGCGAGCTACGCAACAAGAGCGGAACA aagCTGCACGTGTTCCTGTTCACAGAGCTGTTGGTGATGACCAGGTCTGTGACGAGGAACGAGCACCACTGTTTCCAGGTGTACCGGCAGCCAATCCCGGTGCAGGACTTGGTGCTGGAGGACCTACAGGATGGAGACGTCAAGATGGGTGGCTCCTTCAGAGGAGCATTCAGTAACTCAGACAAAG CCAAGAACATCTTCCGTGTGCGTTTCCATGACCCGTCTCAGGGCCAGTCCCACACGCTACAAGTCAATGACGTCTTCCACAAGCAGCAGTGGCTCAACTGCCTGCGCAGCGCCATCTCCGTCCACCACCCCGCGGACGCCGCTGTCACCACACCCGCCTCCTCCCCGGCAGCCGACGCCCACTCCAAGCGGCGCTCCTCCAAAATCTCCGCCATCATCCACATGGAGGAGGCCGATGAGAACTGCCCTCTGATGCCCGCAGGTCCAACGTCCACCCCCAGTTCGCCATGCGGGGACGAGACCCCCAGCCCCACCTCAACGTCTCCCTCCTCccgctcctcatcctcctcttcatcaccACTATCCTCCCCGTCGCCCAAACACAAAACCAAAAAGGACAAGCGCTCCCTCTGTGCCTTAGGGAAGAGGAAGGAGACCATGGTGTAA